Proteins from a single region of Dysosmobacter acutus:
- a CDS encoding ATP-binding protein, whose translation MNDFTDVLETIAQNARRGHERAGDYRGEDGLLYCGRCRTRKEHRLELDTDPPKVVTVPVMCKCEEERQEAQRKEEERIKFRQDCERLRRDGITDPSYLVNTFAQDDNRNPAVSDVCRKYVDHWEEMKADNIGILFYGGVGTGKSFLACCIANALIDRCVKASVTNFPRIMNRLQGFGEDKQGFLDKLNRYDCLVIDDLGVERDTSYSVEQIYNVVDARSRSGKPLIVTTNLSLDDLRNPSSMGYARIYDRVLEMCPIKLKLAGDSRRTVNAAARRDRAKEILGM comes from the coding sequence ATGAATGACTTTACCGACGTTCTGGAAACCATCGCCCAGAACGCCAGACGCGGCCATGAGCGCGCCGGCGACTACCGCGGCGAAGACGGCCTTCTGTATTGCGGCCGGTGCCGCACCAGGAAGGAACACCGCCTGGAACTGGACACCGACCCGCCGAAGGTGGTCACGGTGCCGGTCATGTGCAAGTGCGAGGAAGAGCGTCAGGAAGCCCAGCGCAAGGAAGAAGAGCGGATCAAGTTCCGCCAGGACTGCGAACGGCTTCGCCGCGACGGGATCACAGACCCGTCCTATTTGGTCAACACCTTCGCCCAGGACGACAACCGGAACCCCGCCGTTTCGGACGTGTGCCGGAAGTACGTCGACCATTGGGAGGAAATGAAGGCCGACAACATCGGAATCCTGTTCTATGGCGGCGTCGGGACCGGAAAGTCCTTCCTGGCCTGTTGTATCGCGAACGCCCTGATCGACCGCTGTGTGAAGGCCAGCGTGACGAACTTCCCCCGCATTATGAACCGCCTTCAGGGCTTCGGAGAGGACAAGCAAGGCTTCCTGGACAAGCTGAACCGCTATGACTGCCTGGTGATCGACGACCTGGGCGTCGAGCGGGACACGTCCTATTCCGTCGAGCAGATTTACAACGTCGTCGACGCCAGGTCCCGTTCAGGGAAGCCCCTGATCGTGACGACGAACCTGTCCCTGGACGACCTTCGGAACCCGTCGTCTATGGGCTACGCCCGTATTTATGACCGCGTCCTGGAAATGTGTCCGATCAAGCTGAAACTGGCCGGCGACTCCCGAAGGACCGTCAACGCGGCCGCGCGCCGCGACAGGGCGAAGGAAATCCTGGGAATGTGA
- a CDS encoding RusA family crossover junction endodeoxyribonuclease, whose protein sequence is METWKVTIPGLLPGLNEYIDAERAVKGKYKAAAMKKQAENVIGFMVKTQLHGVRFDRPVIIHYRWIEPNRRRDKDNVAFAKKFIQDSLVHAGVLVNDGWNQIEGFTDDFAVDPKNPRVEVTIEIFEGGKQHGKY, encoded by the coding sequence GTGGAAACCTGGAAAGTGACGATCCCTGGCCTTTTACCTGGCCTGAATGAGTACATAGACGCGGAACGCGCCGTCAAGGGCAAGTACAAGGCCGCCGCCATGAAGAAACAGGCCGAAAACGTGATCGGCTTCATGGTGAAGACCCAGCTTCACGGCGTCCGCTTCGACCGGCCGGTGATCATTCATTACCGCTGGATCGAGCCGAACCGCCGCCGCGACAAGGACAACGTCGCCTTCGCGAAGAAGTTCATTCAGGACAGCCTGGTCCACGCCGGCGTCCTGGTGAACGATGGCTGGAACCAGATTGAGGGCTTCACGGACGACTTCGCCGTGGACCCGAAGAACCCCCGTGTGGAAGTGACTATCGAGATATTCGAAGGAGGAAAACAACATGGCAAATATTAA
- a CDS encoding DUF6273 domain-containing protein, translated as MANIKTLKDKTPGSVFDAGPIDVRVLDHMTNGTTLLVADRSAAWRPFSLEPLKTRPEEAPTPYPNDFSLSYLKDELNGPFLTAFDAAGGPIRSANIVEANWSLADHRGGFGYGNMKAKISLLPEALFLKYKALLSLDDWWWLATPRAGHAGNARNVNTGGSLSNSNAYIGYYGVRPAFFAESGIILESDGGEAVEGHE; from the coding sequence ATGGCAAATATTAAGACTTTGAAGGACAAGACCCCTGGAAGCGTCTTCGACGCCGGTCCGATCGACGTCCGCGTCCTGGATCACATGACCAACGGAACGACCCTTCTGGTTGCCGACAGGTCGGCCGCATGGCGCCCCTTCTCCCTGGAACCCCTGAAGACCCGTCCGGAGGAAGCCCCTACCCCTTACCCGAACGACTTCAGCCTGTCCTATCTGAAGGACGAACTGAACGGCCCCTTCCTGACGGCCTTCGACGCCGCCGGCGGTCCGATCCGTTCCGCGAACATCGTAGAAGCGAACTGGTCCCTGGCAGATCACCGCGGCGGCTTCGGCTACGGTAACATGAAGGCGAAGATCAGCCTTCTTCCTGAAGCCCTGTTCCTGAAGTACAAGGCCCTTCTGTCCCTGGACGACTGGTGGTGGCTTGCGACCCCGCGCGCCGGCCACGCGGGCAACGCGCGCAATGTCAACACGGGCGGCAGTCTGAGCAACAGCAACGCGTACATCGGCTACTACGGCGTCCGGCCGGCTTTCTTCGCGGAATCTGGAATCATTCTGGAATCCGACGGCGGCGAAGCGGTGGAAGGCCATGAATAA